A genomic region of Caldicellulosiruptor acetigenus contains the following coding sequences:
- a CDS encoding dihydropteroate synthase, translated as MIIIGEKINSTVKNVAEAIKNEDYNFIVSLAEKQAKAGAHYIDVNAGAFVDIEAEILKKMVQNIQSKVDTPLSIDSPRPEVISEVMKVYKGQRAIFNSVIYEQGILNKALPVIKEYNMKVVALLMEDSGIPEDPQSRLEIAKRLVDRFDKEGILLEDIFLDPMVQPVSVDKRYVDIALETIRLLRNEFENVNIICGLSNISFGLPKRRWINRAFLPIAIYFGLNSCIADPLDDVLMKLIYASETLSGQDEFCMEYITKAREGFLD; from the coding sequence ATGATAATTATTGGTGAGAAAATAAATTCAACAGTCAAAAACGTTGCAGAGGCTATAAAAAATGAAGATTACAATTTCATAGTATCTCTTGCAGAAAAACAGGCAAAAGCAGGTGCTCATTATATAGATGTAAACGCTGGGGCGTTTGTTGACATTGAGGCGGAAATACTAAAAAAGATGGTTCAAAACATTCAAAGCAAAGTTGACACCCCACTTTCAATTGACAGTCCACGACCAGAGGTAATTTCCGAGGTTATGAAAGTCTACAAAGGGCAAAGAGCAATTTTCAATTCTGTCATATATGAGCAAGGAATCTTAAATAAAGCTTTGCCTGTGATAAAAGAGTACAACATGAAAGTTGTTGCACTTTTGATGGAAGACAGTGGCATTCCAGAAGACCCTCAAAGTAGGCTTGAGATAGCAAAACGACTTGTTGACAGATTTGACAAGGAAGGAATCTTGCTTGAGGACATATTTTTAGACCCCATGGTTCAGCCAGTTTCTGTGGATAAAAGATATGTTGATATTGCGCTTGAGACAATCAGGCTTTTGAGGAATGAGTTTGAGAATGTAAATATTATATGCGGCCTTTCAAATATATCTTTTGGCTTGCCAAAAAGAAGGTGGATAAACAGAGCGTTTTTGCCCATTGCAATATATTTTGGACTCAACAGCTGTATTGCTGACCCTCTTGATGATGTTTTAATGAAGCTCATTTATGCTTCTGAGACTTTGTCTGGGCAGGATGAGTTTTGCATGGAATATATAACAAAAGCACGGGAAGGTTTTTTAGATTAA
- a CDS encoding DUF402 domain-containing protein: MKLIRKRFYPEEEIDISSDQIVYLDDMILVTKWLPIKKREDIKWGASCIYFDKGIKISKVYGHDDRLIYTYCDIINTRKDEEKIITEDLLVDVVVYPDGSYRIMDIDELVMLRRENKISEEIVLDALHKLNFLLNDIYNGFELDKVEEYLKKKE, translated from the coding sequence TTGAAGCTTATAAGAAAAAGATTTTATCCAGAAGAGGAGATAGATATCTCATCTGACCAAATTGTCTATCTTGACGATATGATATTGGTCACCAAATGGCTGCCAATCAAAAAAAGAGAGGATATCAAATGGGGAGCTTCTTGCATATACTTTGACAAAGGAATAAAAATTAGCAAGGTCTATGGACATGATGATAGACTAATTTATACCTATTGTGATATCATTAATACACGGAAAGATGAAGAAAAGATTATTACAGAAGATTTGCTTGTTGATGTTGTGGTGTATCCTGACGGCAGCTACAGAATAATGGACATAGATGAGCTTGTAATGCTGAGAAGAGAAAATAAAATCTCTGAAGAGATTGTTTTGGATGCGCTTCACAAGCTCAATTTTCTTTTAAACGACATTTACAATGGCTTTGAACTGGACAAGGTAGAAGAGTATCTTAAGAAAAAGGAGTGA
- a CDS encoding tyrosine-type recombinase/integrase → MAASKTQKASTYNPSSKISLGDWLDIWMNQFLKIRIRQTTYDNYTLLIRVYIKPHLGHICLDELTPLDIQQFYNKLLNEGFSAKTVKNVHIVIHSALKQAAKCGYINQNVSEAVSLPKVERPEINTLSAEQVTIFLQAAKDDPLYPAFLLELYTGLRRGELLGLKWDDIDFNNCTIHVQRSLVRVYDQAHKTKLVLQPPKTKAGYRVIPIPNFVADTLKELYNKHQAIKQQQPDYNSLNLVFVTTQGTPIDPRNFERKFKQLLKKANLPNIRLHDLRHTVATLLLQQNVHPKIVQEILGHRDISTTLDIYSHVNLELKKQATNCLESLLNLGTIQEN, encoded by the coding sequence ATGGCAGCAAGTAAAACACAAAAGGCATCTACCTATAACCCAAGCTCTAAAATATCTTTAGGTGACTGGTTAGACATCTGGATGAACCAGTTTTTAAAAATAAGAATTAGACAAACCACCTATGACAATTACACACTTCTTATCAGAGTTTATATCAAGCCACATTTAGGGCATATTTGCCTTGATGAATTAACACCTTTGGACATTCAACAGTTTTATAACAAGCTCTTAAATGAAGGCTTTTCAGCCAAGACTGTTAAGAACGTTCACATTGTCATTCATTCAGCATTGAAACAAGCAGCAAAATGTGGTTACATAAATCAAAATGTATCTGAAGCGGTCTCATTACCCAAGGTTGAACGACCAGAAATAAATACTCTCTCAGCCGAGCAAGTAACAATCTTTTTACAGGCTGCCAAAGATGACCCTCTTTATCCTGCTTTCTTGTTAGAGCTTTATACTGGTCTTAGGCGTGGCGAACTGTTAGGGTTAAAATGGGATGATATAGACTTTAATAACTGTACCATCCATGTTCAAAGGTCATTGGTGAGAGTATACGACCAAGCTCATAAAACCAAACTTGTATTACAACCACCTAAGACTAAAGCAGGCTATAGGGTGATTCCTATTCCTAACTTTGTGGCAGATACATTAAAAGAGCTTTATAACAAGCACCAAGCCATAAAACAACAGCAACCAGATTACAACTCTTTAAACTTGGTGTTTGTAACAACACAAGGCACACCTATTGACCCACGCAATTTTGAGAGAAAATTCAAACAGCTTTTGAAAAAGGCAAACCTGCCAAACATCAGATTGCACGACCTAAGACATACAGTAGCCACGTTATTATTACAACAGAATGTACATCCCAAGATTGTGCAAGAAATTTTAGGACATAGAGACATCTCAACCACTTTAGACATCTACAGTCATGTGAACCTTGAACTTAAAAAGCAAGCCACAAACTGTTTAGAGAGCCTACTCAACCTTGGTACTATTCAAGAAAATTGA
- a CDS encoding helix-turn-helix transcriptional regulator, with protein MSYIAELENLFNSTQETEDFDSIEIQEFPQPMPKDVYRGVGGAVVNYLKDFTEAAPEALLINFLVAFGNMVGRRAWLEVGGDRHYPNLFAVLVGDTASGRKGSSWSIIERVFEKVDQSYILNNVRNGTVSGEGIIYHVRDPIFKWDKNSETYEMIDPGVEDKRLLIIESEFASLLRVMKREGNTLSPLLRNAWDGKAKLETLSKTNYARATNAHISLIGHITFDELKKELSDVEKMNGFGNRFLWLCVRRSKLLPNPPQIPEDKLTGLGLWIKDMVAKAPEGPISKTDAAKEVWALIYEKYADKGEGETAALIGRAEAQILRLSLIYALMDGSDRITPEHICTARLVWDYCQKSVEFIFSEFNREKESSMVLNLLTALKDKPLSQSEIAINVFKGHITANKLVKLLKKLNAQGLIEAKKEKTAGRPKTLWSLTDAGAKKLQSIA; from the coding sequence GTGAGCTATATAGCTGAGCTTGAAAATCTCTTTAATTCTACCCAAGAAACAGAGGATTTTGACAGTATTGAGATACAGGAATTCCCTCAACCTATGCCAAAGGATGTTTACAGGGGTGTAGGCGGTGCGGTTGTGAATTATCTCAAGGATTTCACAGAAGCAGCACCTGAAGCTTTGCTCATTAACTTCTTAGTAGCCTTTGGGAACATGGTAGGAAGGCGGGCGTGGCTTGAAGTAGGAGGCGACAGGCATTATCCAAATCTTTTTGCGGTATTGGTCGGCGATACTGCAAGTGGGCGAAAAGGGTCAAGCTGGTCAATTATAGAGAGAGTTTTTGAAAAGGTAGACCAAAGCTATATTTTGAACAATGTACGAAATGGTACAGTTTCGGGGGAAGGCATTATATACCATGTTAGGGACCCTATCTTTAAATGGGACAAGAACTCTGAGACTTATGAAATGATAGACCCAGGCGTTGAGGATAAGAGGTTACTTATTATTGAGTCTGAGTTTGCCTCTCTTCTTAGGGTTATGAAAAGAGAAGGGAATACACTTTCTCCATTGCTCAGAAATGCATGGGATGGTAAAGCTAAACTTGAAACATTATCTAAAACAAACTATGCCAGAGCTACGAATGCGCATATCTCATTGATAGGGCACATTACTTTTGATGAGCTGAAAAAAGAACTGTCGGACGTGGAGAAAATGAACGGTTTTGGCAATAGGTTTTTATGGTTATGTGTTAGGAGAAGCAAACTATTGCCAAATCCTCCACAAATACCTGAGGATAAACTTACAGGCTTAGGGCTATGGATAAAGGACATGGTGGCAAAAGCACCAGAAGGACCAATTTCAAAAACTGATGCAGCCAAAGAAGTGTGGGCACTTATATATGAAAAATACGCAGACAAGGGGGAAGGTGAAACAGCAGCTTTAATAGGCAGAGCAGAGGCACAAATCTTGAGACTGAGCCTTATATATGCCTTAATGGATGGTAGCGATAGAATTACACCTGAACATATCTGTACCGCAAGGTTGGTATGGGACTATTGCCAAAAGTCTGTTGAATTCATTTTTAGTGAATTCAACAGAGAAAAAGAAAGCTCAATGGTTTTAAATTTATTGACCGCACTCAAGGACAAACCATTGAGCCAGAGCGAAATAGCTATAAATGTATTTAAAGGGCACATTACCGCAAATAAGCTTGTAAAACTGCTAAAAAAGTTAAATGCGCAGGGTTTAATAGAAGCTAAAAAAGAAAAAACAGCAGGCAGACCTAAAACACTTTGGTCTTTGACAGACGCAGGAGCAAAAAAACTTCAATCTATTGCTTAA
- a CDS encoding bifunctional DNA primase/polymerase translates to MSNENQNLKMLRAAIAYVERLNWAVLPLHSIVDGQCTCGKRDCPNAGKHPLGELVPNGVKDATKDKKKVKEWWLKRPWANIGIATGKISGFFVLDVDGEIGKEELRTLEVEHDKLPDTVEQLTGSGGKHILFKYPSDVVVPNKVGFIPKVDIRSDGGYIVVAPSIHKSGNQYMWEASSHPLEVEIAEPPKWLIDMIVEKPLTDVKRPPEWWRKLAQGVPEGYRNMSAASLMGLLLRKRINPVLATMLVLAWNREYNKPPMDDKEVLRVCESIAKREMQRLQGGMNQ, encoded by the coding sequence ATGAGCAACGAAAACCAAAATCTTAAGATGTTACGTGCAGCAATAGCATATGTTGAAAGACTGAACTGGGCAGTCTTACCTTTACACTCAATTGTAGATGGACAATGTACTTGTGGCAAGAGAGATTGTCCAAACGCAGGAAAACACCCACTTGGCGAGCTTGTACCCAATGGAGTTAAGGACGCAACAAAGGACAAAAAGAAGGTAAAGGAATGGTGGTTAAAAAGACCATGGGCTAATATTGGCATTGCGACAGGTAAGATATCTGGATTCTTTGTTTTGGATGTTGACGGTGAGATAGGAAAGGAAGAATTAAGAACACTTGAGGTTGAACACGATAAGCTTCCTGATACTGTTGAACAGCTTACAGGCAGCGGTGGAAAGCATATACTCTTTAAATATCCTTCTGATGTTGTAGTACCTAACAAAGTTGGTTTCATTCCCAAGGTGGACATTAGGAGCGATGGAGGTTACATTGTTGTAGCTCCATCCATTCATAAAAGTGGCAACCAATACATGTGGGAAGCTTCCAGCCATCCATTGGAGGTTGAAATAGCCGAGCCTCCAAAATGGTTGATTGATATGATAGTCGAAAAACCTTTAACAGATGTGAAGCGACCACCTGAATGGTGGAGAAAATTAGCGCAGGGTGTACCTGAGGGGTACAGAAATATGTCGGCTGCCTCTCTTATGGGGTTATTGCTGAGGAAAAGAATAAATCCTGTCTTAGCCACTATGTTGGTTTTAGCTTGGAATAGGGAATATAACAAACCACCAATGGATGATAAAGAGGTTTTAAGAGTATGTGAGTCCATTGCTAAAAGAGAAATGCAGAGGTTACAAGGGGGGATGAACCAGTGA